Proteins found in one Sphingobium sp. V4 genomic segment:
- the secB gene encoding protein-export chaperone SecB has product MADEADTSTTINVQPNGADTAPQIALISQYVKDLSFENPNAPAVYQWPDQPQIDVQFNIGADRVGEEVLEIALKIDVKAVAPQGTAFAVELLYAALFGMRNVPEDQVQPFMLAEAPRLIFPFARRVLADAIRDGGFPPLLLEPIDFGALYLQQAQQMEATAGEPAGHA; this is encoded by the coding sequence ATGGCCGACGAAGCCGACACCAGCACCACCATCAACGTCCAGCCCAATGGCGCCGACACCGCGCCGCAGATCGCGCTGATCAGCCAATATGTGAAGGATCTCTCCTTCGAAAACCCCAACGCGCCCGCCGTCTACCAGTGGCCGGACCAGCCGCAGATCGACGTCCAGTTCAACATCGGCGCCGACCGCGTGGGTGAGGAAGTGTTGGAAATCGCGCTGAAGATCGACGTTAAGGCGGTTGCGCCGCAGGGCACCGCCTTCGCCGTCGAGCTGCTCTATGCGGCGCTGTTCGGGATGCGCAACGTGCCCGAGGATCAGGTCCAGCCCTTCATGCTGGCCGAAGCGCCGCGCCTCATCTTCCCCTTTGCCCGCCGCGTGCTGGCTGATGCGATCCGCGACGGGGGCTTCCCGCCGCTGCTGCTCGAGCCGATCGACTTCGGCGCGCTCTACCTGCAACAGGCGCAACAGATGGAAGCGACCGCAGGCGAGCCGGCCGGTCACGCCTGA